The genomic stretch ttttaatatgttgaccattttgttaagaatgtgtagaaagaGGTGCAAAATAGGTGGACGTGCAGCAGCCTTGGTTTGAGATAATTTTACTGGAGCTTTTCAATTCCAATCAGCCCCcaatgcatatcattctctttgtcttcgaaagagcttcgcgtgggtatcttaaacacctcaatcggagttttgtagaagaagttatggccattttacAAGCACTGCGCTGTCCAAAAAATCTCACACGGCTGGGTGAATttttaccctttataattccacccggccgggtgtcacTTTTATAAAATGAGGACTCCAGATacttctacccgaccgggtggatttcATGTTTAAtaatttcacccggccgggtacgttgttttggcgtatttttatgccaaaaacGCGATTTTTGATGGGGATTAAAAGGAGAAAAAGCCTAGCGTTCATTCTACTCCCTCTCAGCCgcaaaaacacacactctctctctaggaagcactcttggaagaagattggagattcaagcctcaattcctccgccaattgtaatccgTGTCATGAATTACGTTGTTTCCcttagtttttgtttgttttctactttgaacatgagtaactaaacctttcatgtagaattcttggtgaagatgcattgattcatagttttaatccaattgatttcgttttatcttgctcttgcaattgtttgaattattcttgtgctttttcctgtcaattgcttgatcaccaattgagagtgttagggtttcttagagtaatcgtgagatgaaatatttaatcttggaagaggaataattcacacctttattcaataaaactcgggagagttgaaaTTCTAAGTGGGatcattaatctaatcaaattgTTAGGATttaggtctaagaattagaaggggacttcaattattacacctaatctacgaATTTCTCACCTCGgtagggggtttaatctacaattgtgattgattcaacaattctggagactttaaatggtaaatcggttttaattgggttaggctatgagttgcgcatcggatccttgaattctgcatatttctccatcatcttacacaacttgcttaattgctttcttgtttaagtgttctattttaatctctgcatttacatgttttcagtagttgttagttttaaaaccaaaatttctgatcgtctggatagtagttgaaattagttcgtggtacttaggttgacacttaattgtctctgtgagatacgatatactcttgcttgctatttgctacgataaccccgtacacttgcaggtattatttgggtaaaataaagttgagtcaagtttttggcgccgttgccggggacaattttgtgttatatagcttgatatcgtgataataatcaaaattactacttcagattttactgctttatttttcttttaatttttcttttaatttttcgaGTTTCACATTTGTATTTCGTGTTCAGGTGTATGCACACACGTTCTAAAGGCTTGCCTCTAGAACCTTTCGACTCTGAGATCGAAGCATCAAACCGGAAGAGGAATGTATATACGAGGCTCACGCAGAAAATTCACACTTCTTCGCCTACCCGCGCAGGAGCATCTTCAGATCAGAGGGATCTTTCACCCATCCGATCACCAGTTCAGGATCATATTCAGTTTGATCCCGTTTCTCATAGTCTGATGGAGAACGAAGAGGGTAACAACGACCCACCACCCCCTCCTCCCACTAATGCTGAGCTTCTACGACAGCTGGAGGAGTTGCGCCAACAGGTCAATCGTGGCAAACCCAACTGTCCATAACAACATCGCAGCCAACACTTTTGAGCTGAAAAGAGGACTAATCCAAATGGCGGAGAACATTGCTTTTAGGGGCAAATCCAGAGATGATCCGAACAAACATATCACCAAGTTCATTCAGATCTGCAACACAACAAAGCTGAATGGAGTGACAGATGAGCAGGTTCAACTAAGTTTGTTTCCCTTTTCCCTGGAGGACTCAACAAAGGACTGGTTGGAGAGTTTGGAGCTGGGTTCTATTAGAACATGGGATGCTATGGTGGAAAAGATTTTGGAAAAGTTCTATCCCCCGAGTGAGGCTATTAAGAGGCAACATGAGATCATTGCCTTTCAGATGAACCCTGCAGAGAATATTAGAGAAGCACGGGGAGAGGTTCAAAGCCTTGATGAAGCGGTGTCCCAACCATGGGTTAACCCCGACAGTGCAAGTCATTACATTATTCAAAGGGTGCGTGCCTGAAGCACAACGGGAGTTCAATTTGAGCTCAGGTGGAAATCTTCTCAAGAAAGGAGTGAATGAAGCTATGGAAGtgattgaggagctcgcttATAATGATGAAGGATGGAGTAATGAGAGGAGTAAGGTGCATAGGGTGGCTTCCACTACAAATCATGATCCAATAAGCACCTTATCCGAcaagtggatgctcttacaatgAAATATGACTGCATGGCGATGGGGCAGCCCTCTCAAGGACCCCAAAGAGGTGTGGAAGGCGTGAATTACGTGCAACAAGGGGGCAACAACAGGTACTATAATAACCAACGCCCTAACTATCAGGGTGGATGTTATAATCAGTACGGGAACATGGGGCATCCCAACCTCTCTTATGGGAACCCCAATAATGCTCTGCAACCACCTCAGGGGTTCACAGTTACTGATGGAATGGTTAATGATCAAAAAAAGATGACCACAGAGGACATACTCAAGTCCTTCATGATTCAGACTAACAAGGTCATGGAACAGAACAACCAAAGGATGGAGAAAGTTGAATCAGACGTGCAAGGAATGACCACTCATCTGAAGAATATTGACATACAGATCAGCCAGATTTCCCAAACTGTGAGTGCTAATACTCAACCGGGAAAGTTTCCATCAAATACTATCATCAATCCCAAGGACTGCAAAGCTATACATCTGAGGAGTGGAACAAGCTATGAGGGACCTCCAATGCCATCTGAAAATGAGGATAGAGTAGTAGAAAAGAGAGCTGAAGAGAAGGAATTGGTCGAAGAAAATGAGACTGTGCAGATTTCTACTCCACCTAAGGAGAACACGACTGTACATTCACCTACACCACCAACAGCTCATAGTCCAGCTGAAGTGAGGATCCCTTATCCTCAACGtgttcagaagaagaagacagatGATCAGTTTTCAAGGTTCTTAGACATCTTTAGGAAGGTTAACTTGAATATCCCATTGGTGGTGGCACTTCAAGAAATGCCTACATATGCAAAGTTCCTAAAAGATGTGCTCTCCAAGAAGAAGAGGTGGACTGACTATGAGACGGCAAACATATCTGAAAATTGTAGTGCCATAATTCAGAAAAAGCTACCGGCCAAGCTTAATGATCCTGGCAGTTTCAACATCTCATGCGTCATTGGAAATGACAGACAGACAAAGGCACTTTGTGATCTGGGGGCGAGCATAAATTTGATGCCATTATCATTTTTCAGGAAGATGAAGATCGGCACTCTCAAGCCGACAACAATCACACCGCAGATGGCAGATAGAACCGTCACCTATCCTAAAGGAATTGTTGAGGACGTTCTTGTGATGGTACACGACTTCATATTTCCCGTCGATTTTGTAGTGTTGGATATGGAAGAAGACATGAATGTACCGCTTATCCTGGGGCGTCCATTCCTTGCAACGGGAAAAGCATTGATAGATATAGCAAAGGGAGAGCTCACTCTTCATATGGGCAACAAACGCCACATCTTATCTATCTACAATGCTATGAAGAGTCGTGAGGAGGAGGAACTTGTTATGAAGAAGGAGTGCAAAGTTGTGCATGTTGTAGAGGTCCAAAAGGCACAAGAAATTGAGTCCACATTTGGGGATTTTTCTTTGCCGCAGTGGATGTTGGTTCATGTGGTGGATCAAGTTCTAAAGAAGAGACTGCATTAAATCCTAAAGTGAAGGAGAAGAAAACAAAAGCTGAAAATTCACCCAAAGTGGAAATCAAAATTTCTGATGGAGCTCTGAAAAATACTTGGTGGAAGAAGAGATTGGCTAGATCATATGCTTCCAAGATTGACAGAAAGTCTAACACCACCAGTTATGGCATGACATGATGCAGCTCATGGAGGACGTcgagccaacgacgataaccaaaggcattgtatgggaggtaacccctagtaggtaacttttaattttatcatttcagtttgtttttggtgtgttttgtgttgcTTGCATACCATGTAAGTCTCCCTTCTCCACcaacttttcaaacttattctttgcatagctttgaataagtttggggggatgataTGGTGGATAGAGACACTAATGAGGTACTTATCTTATTGCTTTATTTTTGCTTTATATTGATTAGTTGTCTTTtgctgtttttttattttgttttaggaTAGAATTGTTTTGTCttgaattgaaattttttttggtaGTAATTGGGGTGAAGACTAGTCGCCTATGATAAAAGAACCATCCATTTTGAGCTATCACTTGACCATTGACTTGAGAGTTTGAGTAATAGGGTGCATAAGcaacgaattgcttgtttgccttgaTTCATGCTATTTACCCAAGTGATATTTTTGAGCCTTCAATTCTTTCATGTGTGTTTTATCATCAATTGTgcatatgtttctagaacttgctcctggtcttcttgagtctacatagtgacCTTAAAGATAGGGGAAGATGTTAGGCTGTCGTTGTTAGCCTCATATTTACCGAAACACTAACCTTAATATATAACATCCTTGATAGCCAAGTTTGAGCCTTAAGCCTTTTCTTTTGTCAAGCTAATCAAGTGGGTTGGGAATCCTAGACTCTAAATTTATTGAGATATGAAAAGAAGAGTTGGGAgagtataattgaaaaaaagTTGGTTGAGTTGTACTTAAAAAAAAAGCGTGaacggaaaaaaaaaagaaaaagaaaaaaaaaagaagaaagaaaaaaaaattgtatatagaGAATAATTTGAGGTCTTTGGAAGTTGGGAagaaattagacaaagtctagttATTATCGAGAAGTGTTTTGAGAATGGTTGAAGTTAAAAGTTGATTGTTGTGATTTCTTGGGATTTTACGTTTTGGGAATTTCAGTCactttagccaaatatttcctCACCATAcaaaagagcctacattataacctaaataaaagacctttcggactctTGATTTATTGTCACACGAGGTAGAGGAGATGTTAGACATtgagcaagcttatggtaaaccatgcatttttgcttgatttgaGTGACTACTTGATATCTTATACACTTTTTAGTGAGGTgaatatacacacatatatacatcctGAGTGAAGCATGAATCCAAGGTGATATACGAGTTAGTAGTAAAAGTGCATTCGACAGCTTAACTTAATGGAATTTGTATTgtgatatgttttttttattccgtATTCTTTGAGACGATGATGATGTCTAAAACCCCTTTAAATCCAAGTCTTCTTTTAGTTCTTTTTCTTCATTACTCGAGGACTAGCAAttatgtaagtttgggggagttgacatacttggattttacatggttttagagggtggttttgtatgaatttgataaTATATCGTCAATCATTAggcgtgtttatatctacttctctattatgttggtacGTTGACCATTTTattaagaatgtgtagaaaaaggtgcaaaataggtggatgtgcagcagccttggttTGAGACAATTTTACTAGAGATTTTGAATTCCAATCAGCCTTggttcgaaagagcttcgcgtgggtatcttaAACCACTCCATCGGAGCTCTGTAGAAGAAGTTATGGTCGTTTTACAAGCATTGAGCTGTCCAGAAAATCTCACGCGGCTGGTTGAATTTTTACCCTTTATAACTCCACCCA from Salvia splendens isolate huo1 chromosome 4, SspV2, whole genome shotgun sequence encodes the following:
- the LOC121800839 gene encoding uncharacterized protein LOC121800839 — its product is MAMGQPSQGPQRGVEGVNYVQQGGNNRYYNNQRPNYQGGCYNQYGNMGHPNLSYGNPNNALQPPQGFTVTDGMVNDQKKMTTEDILKSFMIQTNKVMEQNNQRMEKVESDVQGMTTHLKNIDIQISQISQTVSANTQPGKFPSNTIINPKDCKAIHLRSGTSYEGPPMPSENEDRVVEKRAEEKELVEENETVQISTPPKENTTVHSPTPPTAHSPAEVRIPYPQRVQKKKTDDQFSRFLDIFRKVNLNIPLVVALQEMPTYAKFLKDVLSKKKRWTDYETANISENCSAIIQKKLPAKLNDPGSFNISCVIGNDRQTKALCDLGASINLMPLSFFRKMKIGTLKPTTITPQMADRTVTYPKGIVEDVLVMVHDFIFPVDFVVLDMEEDMNVPLILGRPFLATGKALIDIAKGELTLHMGNKRHILSIYNAMKSREEEELVMKKECKVVHVVEVQKAQEIESTFGDFSLPQWMLVHVVDQVLKKRLH